One window of the Trifolium pratense cultivar HEN17-A07 linkage group LG2, ARS_RC_1.1, whole genome shotgun sequence genome contains the following:
- the LOC123907480 gene encoding protein MODIFYING WALL LIGNIN-2-like translates to MMETPPKCKFAFIFSTIISIFLGLVSFTLCIASEIKRNKKEDLRWNGKLCYLPSSQAFGLGIAALISFILAQVIGNSILFKNCYSRRKINAQYKLPFIARLLILISWLGFGVTFILLIVATSMNKRQPYGAGWLNGECYLVKGGTYAGSAVLILVTLGSVVGSILLTIKTNQADQDPKIHAQMG, encoded by the exons ATGATGGAAACTCCTCCAAAATGCAAATTTGCATTCATCTTTTCCACCATCATCTCTATTTTTCTTGGATTGGTTTCATTCACTTTATGTATAGCCTCAGAAATTAAGAGAAATAAG AAGGAAGATCTTAGATGGAATggaaaattatgttatttgcCATCAAGTCAAGCATTTGGATTGGGAATTGCAGCTTTGATTAGTTTCATTTTGGCTCAAGTCATTGGAAATTCTATATTATTCAAGAATTGTTActcaagaagaaaaataaatgcacaatataagTTACCTTTCATTGCAAGGCTTCTAATTTTGATCTCTTG GCTTGGCTTTGGAGTTACATTTATTTTACTAATTGTAGCAACAAGCATGAACAAAAGGCAACCCTATGGGGCAGGTTGGTTGAATGGTGAGTGCTACTTAGTCAAAGGAGGGACTTATGCAGGCTCTGCCGTATTGATTCTAGTTACATTAGGCTCTGTCGTTGGTTCGATTTTGTTAACGATAAAGACCAATCAAGCAGACCAAGATCCCAAAATACACGCGCAAATGGGGTAA
- the LOC123907481 gene encoding long-chain-alcohol oxidase FAO4A-like — protein sequence MEMEMEMELELENSNSENQIKKSSFRNGSFKKGSFRLGGKDQTVIELGNFDTQRLLLEGGGGGGIRDKYKPPKNTLSLRQMKSLTALTDTILPSINDFVPVSADDETAATFYRISASMAGTPERLGGVISERLIHPMTGLLKLVLWFLSTLIGTIILCGMGCLSTKFPFIHTFPDLPLHKRQQILQSMSLSYFRLLRMFFKTIKLLTLREFFTQLDESEDNCSWKAIGYYGPDPEFKAQIKRHFLHGTSKVGQDSEEGGDEAEQAIGPLYKGLIHLNYPRDITLDALRRFGFPVSVNRRKPKAAAKLSSPSLVIQCDAVVVGSGSGGGVVAGILAKAGYKVLVLEKGGYSARNNLSLLEAPTMDQMYESSGLVATADMSVLILAGSTVGGGSAINWGACIKTPPHVCKEWCEKNELELFESELYREAMDAVCEKMGVQSEIEEEGFNNAVLRKGCQEMGYPVNSIPRNSSSDHYCGWCCLGCKDGKKKGTSETWLVDLVKSGNGAILPGCTAMKVLHKKKKGTGKKTARGVAFEFEYKGSKDICVVESKVTIVASGTLNTPSLLKRSGLKNNNIGRNLHLHPVAMAWGYFPDAPAEPTGASEVWPEAWKKSYEGGIMTAMSPVVAEFDNSGYGAVIQTPALHPGTFSIVMPWVSGSVIKDRMRKFSRTAHIFALARDQGSGKVHSPSNITYQMKDSDEESLQKGIDKVLRILAAAGAEEIGTHHNKGNTLNVKQASYHEFEKFVKEESSRSLTDLSTQLCSAHQMGSCRMGTNPKESVVKQTGETWEVEDLYVADASVFPTALGVNPMITVQSIAYCTAQSVLQVLKRKRSK from the exons ATGGAAATGGAGATGGAGATGGAGTTGGAGTTGGAGAATAGTAATAgtgaaaaccaaataaaaaagaGTAGCTTTAGAAATGGTAGCTTTAAAAAGGGCAGCTTTAGATTGGGAGGAAAAGATCAAACAGTGATTGAGCTTGGTAATTTTGATACTCAAAGACTACTCTTagaaggtggtggtggtggaggaatAAGAGACAAATATAAACCTCCCAAAAATACTCTTTCTCTAAGGCAAATGAAAAGTCTCACTGCTCTTACTGACACCATCTTACCTTCTATCAATGATTTTGTTCCTGTTTCGGCCGACGATGAAACCGCCGCCACTTTCTACCGTATTTCAGCTTCCATGGCTGGAACACCTGAGCGT CTTGGAGGTGTTATAAGTGAGAGATTAATCCACCCAATGACAGGGTTATTAAAGTTGGTGTTATGGTTTCTATCAACACTGATTGGAACAATAATTTTATGTGGCATGGGTTGCTTATCCACCAAGTTCCCTTTTATTCACACTTTCCCTGATTTACCTCTTCACAAACGTCAACAAATTTTGCAATCAATGTCTCTTAGTTACTTTCGTCTCCTTAGAATGTTCTTCAAAACAATTAAACTTCTTACTCTACGAGAATTCTTCACTCAg CTAGATGAATCAGAAGACAATTGTTCATGGAAAGCAATTGGATACTATGGACCTGATCCAGAATTCAAAGCTCAGATAAAGAGACATTTTTTACATGGAACATCTAAAGTAGGACAAGATTCCGAGGAAGGCGGTGATGAAGCTGAACAAGCCATAGGACCTCTTTACAAAGGTCTCATCCATCTCAACTATCCACGAGACATCACTCTCGACGCTTTAAGACGATTTGGATTCCCTGTCTCAGTTAATCGTCGAAAGCCAAAAGCAGCTGCTAAGTTGTCATCTCCTTCTTTAGTTATACAATGTGATGCTGTGGTAGTTGGTTCCGGCTCGGGAGGTGGAGTGGTAGCTGGAATTCTAGCAAAAGCTGGTTACAAAGTGTTGGTTTTGGAGAAAGGAGGTTATTCTGCTAGGAACAATCTTTCACTTCTTGAAGCACCAACCATGGATCAAATGTATGAATCTAGTGGTTTGGTAGCAACTGCTGATATGAGTGTACTTATATTAGCAGGATCTACTGTTGGTGGAGGGTCTGCGATTAATTGGGGTGCATGCATCAAAACCCCTCCGCATGTGTGCAAGGAGTGGTGTGAAAAAAACGAACTAGAATTGTTCGAAAGCGAATTGTATCGAGAAGCGATGGATGCGGTTTGCGAGAAAATGGGAGTTCAATCTGAGATAGAAGAGGAAGGTTTCAACAACGCAGTTTTGAGAAAAGGGTGTCAAGAAATGGGATATCCTGTGAATAGCATTCCAAGGAATTCTTCTTCGGATCACTATTGTGGATGGTGTTGTTTGGGGTGTAAGGATGGCAAAAAGAAGGGTACATCGGAAACATGGTTGGTGGACTTGGTGAAATCTGGCAATGGAGCGATTCTTCCTGGTTGTACAGCGATGAAAGTTTTGCATAAGAAAAAGAAGGGAACCGGTAAAAAGACCGCACGAGGAGTggcatttgaatttgaatacaAAGGAAGTAAAGACATTTGTGTGGTGGAATCCAAGGTCACAATTGTAGCAAGTGGAACACTCAATACTCCATCATTGCTTAAAAGAAGTGgcttaaaaaataacaacataGGGAGAAATTTGCATCTCCATCCGGTGGCAATGGCCTGGGGCTACTTCCCAGATGCACCAGCAGAACCTACAGGTGCATCTGAAGTGTGGCCCGAGGCATGGAAAAAGAGCTACGAAGGAGGAATAATGACAGCAATGTCACCTGTTGTTGCAGAGTTTGACAATTCAGGATACGGTGCAGTCATCCAAACGCCTGCATTGCATCCCGGTACATTCTCAATTGTCATGCCATGGGTTTCAGGAAGTGTAATAAAAGATAGAATGCGAAAATTTTCAAGAACAGCTCATATATTTGCATTGGCAAGGGATCAAGGATCAGGAAAAGTGCACTCGCCAAGTAATATAACTTATCAAATGAAAGATAGTGATGAAGAGAGTTTACAGAAGGGAATTGATAAGGTACTGAGAATTTTAGCTGCAGCTGGCGCTGAAGAAATTGGAACTCATCATAACAAGGGAAATACCTTAAATGTAAAACAGGCGAGTTACCATGAATTTGAGAAATTTGTTAAAGAGGAAAGTTCAAGGTCATTAACAGACCTTTCGACACAGTTGTGCTCGGCACATCAGATGGGGAGTTGTCGGATGGGAACTAATCCAAAGGAATCGGTGGTGAAGCAGACAGGGGAGACATGGGAAGTGGAAGATCTTTATGTAGCGGATGCAAGTGTCTTCCCTACAGCTTTGGGTGTGAATCCAATGATAACTGTTCAATCAATTGCTTACTGCACTGCACAATCTGTTCTTCAAGTTCTTAAAAGGAAAAGaagtaaatga